In Macaca thibetana thibetana isolate TM-01 chromosome 8, ASM2454274v1, whole genome shotgun sequence, one DNA window encodes the following:
- the FAM110B gene encoding protein FAM110B codes for MPTETLQTGSMVKPVSPAGTFTSAVPLRILNKGPDYFRRQAEPNPKRLSAVERLEADKAKYVKSQEVINAKQEPVKPAVLAKPPVCPAAKRALGSPTLKVFGNHAKTESGVQRENLKLEILKNIINSSEGSSSGSGHKHSSRNWPPHRSETTDLHRHSFAESLKVYPTQGRGSPQEGGSHVSRRLLEQSAESFLHVSHSSSDIRKVTSVKPLKAIPCSSSAPPLPPKPKIAAIATMKSPEADPVEPACGVSRRPSLQRSKSDLSDRYFRVDADVERFFNYCGLDPEELENLGMENFARANSDIISLNFRSASMISSDCEQSQDSNSDLRNDDSANDRVPYGISAIERNARIIKWLYSIKQARESQKVSHV; via the coding sequence ATGCCCACGGAGACCCTACAGACAGGTAGCATGGTGAAGCCGGTCAGCCCCGCGGGCACCTTCACCTCTGCCGTGCCCCTGCGTATCCTGAACAAGGGGCCAGACTACTTCCGCAGGCAGGCCGAGCCCAACCCCAAGAGGCTCAGCGCCGTGGAGAGGCTGGAGGCCGACAAGGCCAAGTACGTCAAGAGCCAGGAGGTGATCAACGCCAAGCAGGAGCCCGTAAAGCCCGCCGTGCTGGCCAAGCCCCCGGTGTGCCCGGCTGCCAAGCGTGCGCTGGGCAGCCCCACGCTCAAAGTATTTGGCAACCACGCCAAGACCGAGAGCGGCGTGCAGAGGGAGAACCTCAAGCTGGAGATCCTGAAGAATATCATCAATAGCTCCGAGGGCTCCAGCTCGGGCTCGGGGCACAAGCACAGCTCCCGCAACTGGCCGCCCCACCGGTCGGAAACCACCGACCTGCACCGTCACTCCTTCGCGGAGTCCCTGAAAGTCTATCCCACGCAGGGCCGCGGCAGTCCGCAGGAGGGCGGCTCCCACGTGAGCAGGAGACTGCTGGAGCAGTCAGCCGAGTCCTTCCTCCACGTGTCCCACAGCTCTTCGGACATCCGCAAGGTGACCAGCGTGAAGCCCCTCAAGGCCATCCCCTGCAGTagctctgcccctcccctgcctcccaagcCCAAAATCGCAGCCATCGCCACCATGAAGTCCCCCGAGGCCGACCCTGTGGAACCAGCTTGTGGAGTCAGCCGAAGACCCTCCCTCCAGCGGTCTAAGTCAGACTTGAGTGACAGATACTTCCGAGTGGACGCGGACGTAGAGAGGTTCTTCAACTACTGTGGACTGGACCCGGAAGAGCTGGAAAACCTGGGAATGGAAAACTTTGCAAGGGCTAATTCTGACATAATATCCCTCAACTTCCGCAGCGCAAGCATGATCAGCTCAGACTGTGAACAGTCTCAGGACAGTAACAGTGACCTTAGAAATGATGACAGTGCCAATGACCGTGTGCCGTATGGCATTTCTGCCATCGAAAGAAATGCCAGAATCATCAAGTGGTTATATAGCATCAAACAAGCTAGAGAGTCACAGAAGGTCTCCCACGTGTAA